Proteins from a single region of Verrucomicrobiia bacterium:
- a CDS encoding PLP-dependent aminotransferase family protein — MKRTALSQLGQRIAEPPIAWLMKQTLDHPHIISLAAGFTDNASLPVLEAQDLARRVLTKAARGQAALQYGATAGDARLRELTVKRLQHLDHGKADAPVAQTLMTHGSQQLLYLLSEALFDTGDIVIVEDPTYFVFLGIAQSRNIDCRGVKLTPEGVDLADLERCLEQLKKEGSLPKLKALYLVTYHQNPTGYTTRLERKAAALKLLKRYEKAAGHPIYLLEDAAYRELRFKGDDVPSALTCKGSDRVIYAGTYSKPFATGIRVGFGILPKELFPAVLRIKGNHDFGTANLLQQLLAEALATGTYERHLTQLRERYASKAAVMVAAIRKHFPADVQWRQPEGGLYVWARTPVRLKTGMKSTFFKKALAQDVLYVPGELAYADDTHRPKPNHEMRLSFGGATEKDITEGITRLGRLLAS; from the coding sequence ATGAAACGCACCGCCCTTTCACAACTCGGCCAGCGCATCGCGGAACCTCCCATCGCCTGGCTCATGAAGCAGACGCTCGACCATCCGCATATCATCTCCCTGGCGGCCGGCTTCACCGATAATGCTTCCCTGCCCGTGTTGGAAGCCCAAGACCTCGCCCGCAGAGTGCTTACGAAAGCCGCTCGCGGACAAGCCGCCCTCCAATACGGCGCCACTGCCGGTGACGCCCGCTTGCGTGAGCTCACGGTCAAACGCCTGCAACACCTGGACCATGGAAAGGCCGATGCCCCAGTGGCGCAGACCCTCATGACCCATGGCTCGCAGCAATTGCTCTACCTTCTTTCCGAGGCATTGTTTGATACCGGGGACATCGTCATCGTGGAAGACCCCACCTACTTCGTTTTCCTCGGCATCGCCCAAAGCCGCAACATCGATTGCCGCGGCGTGAAGCTCACCCCGGAAGGTGTGGACCTGGCCGATCTCGAACGTTGCCTGGAGCAATTGAAGAAAGAAGGCTCGTTGCCGAAGCTCAAGGCTCTCTATCTCGTCACCTACCATCAGAATCCCACCGGCTACACCACTCGACTCGAGCGCAAGGCCGCCGCCCTGAAACTGCTCAAACGGTATGAAAAAGCCGCGGGCCACCCCATCTATCTGCTTGAAGATGCAGCCTATCGCGAACTGCGTTTCAAAGGGGATGACGTGCCCTCTGCGCTGACCTGTAAAGGCAGCGATCGCGTCATCTACGCGGGCACCTACAGCAAGCCTTTCGCCACTGGCATCCGCGTCGGCTTTGGCATCCTGCCCAAGGAACTCTTCCCCGCCGTACTCCGCATCAAAGGCAATCACGACTTCGGCACCGCGAATCTCCTCCAGCAACTCCTCGCTGAAGCCCTCGCCACCGGCACCTATGAGCGTCACCTCACGCAGCTCCGTGAACGCTACGCCAGCAAGGCCGCAGTCATGGTCGCCGCCATCAGGAAACACTTCCCTGCCGATGTCCAATGGCGCCAGCCCGAAGGCGGATTATATGTCTGGGCCCGCACACCTGTCCGTTTGAAGACCGGCATGAAATCCACCTTCTTCAAAAAGGCCCTCGCCCAAGACGTCCTGTACGTGCCCGGTGAACTTGCCTATGCAGACGACACCCATCGCCCCAAGCCGAACCACGAGATGCGCCTGAGCTTCGGCGGTGCCACTGAAAAAGACATCACCGAAGGCATCACCCGTTTAGGCCGTTTGCTGGCATCATAG
- a CDS encoding universal stress protein → MSEVIYDNVLHPTDCSESDASAFAHALRIALATQHQLTLLHVCKVGEKFSQEDFPHVRATLVRWLHLLPQEKQKEFDASALNICKFTKTGDDPVLGTLEHLVNHPTDLMVLATHQYEGIDRLLHRPTAEPMARFCGLKTLFVPRLGLGFVDPENGDLNLRHVLVPVDFQPDPQAALDAAAALLRLLKITDVRISILHVSSEDKEPTLTLPIDSGWKITRYRTEGNVVDGILQMAFEQHADLIAMSTEGHTGFLDALRGSMTERVVREAKCPVLAVPVGQP, encoded by the coding sequence ATGAGTGAAGTGATCTATGACAATGTGCTTCATCCCACTGACTGCTCTGAGAGCGATGCCAGCGCCTTCGCCCATGCCCTGCGCATCGCGTTGGCCACGCAGCACCAGTTGACGCTCCTGCACGTTTGCAAAGTGGGTGAAAAATTTTCACAGGAAGATTTTCCTCATGTCCGTGCCACGCTTGTGCGCTGGTTGCATCTGCTGCCGCAGGAGAAACAGAAGGAGTTCGATGCCAGCGCGCTCAATATCTGCAAGTTCACCAAGACCGGTGATGACCCCGTGCTGGGAACACTAGAGCATCTGGTCAATCATCCCACGGATCTCATGGTCCTGGCCACTCATCAATATGAAGGGATCGACCGGCTGCTGCATCGGCCCACCGCCGAACCCATGGCCCGTTTCTGTGGTTTGAAAACCCTTTTCGTTCCCCGCCTGGGTCTGGGATTTGTAGATCCTGAAAATGGTGATCTGAATCTCCGGCACGTTCTGGTCCCCGTAGATTTCCAGCCTGATCCGCAAGCGGCATTGGATGCGGCGGCTGCGTTGTTGCGTCTGCTGAAGATCACGGATGTGCGCATCTCCATCCTGCATGTGAGCAGCGAGGACAAGGAGCCAACGCTCACCTTGCCTATCGATTCCGGCTGGAAGATCACCCGCTATCGGACGGAAGGCAACGTGGTGGACGGCATACTTCAGATGGCCTTTGAACAACACGCCGACCTGATCGCGATGTCCACGGAAGGCCACACCGGATTCCTCGATGCTCTCCGGGGCAGCATGACAGAGCGCGTGGTGCGCGAAGCCAAATGCCCGGTGCTCGCGGTGCCTGTGGGGCAACCGTAA